The Halobacillus amylolyticus nucleotide sequence ATTGGCCTTGGCTACAACATATTCCGCGTATCCACCTGATCCAATCAGCGTAACAATTCGTTCGCCAACTTGAAAATGGTCGACACCTTCGCCCACTTCTTCGACTATCCCAGCCACTTCAGCTCCTGGAATGAAAGGAAGGGGAGTTGGTATCACATAGGCACCCTGGCGCCTAGCTGTGTCTGCATAGTTCACACCAATGGCGGTTACCTTGATCAGAACTTCACCGGATCCTGGCTTCGGTTGTTCCACCTCAGCCCTTTGTAACACCTCAGGTCCTCCATATTCTGTAAATTGAACAACCTTCATTGAAATCACCTTACCTTCCTACAAAGACAGGCTTACGCTTATCCTTGAAAGCCTGGATCCCTTCTTTATGATCGTCTGTTTGTGCCATCATCGTTTGCGTCAATCGCTCTTGTTCGAGGATCGTCGCTAAGTCCGATTGATCGGCTTGATCAACAAGCTTTTTCATCATCCCAAGCGCCTGTACCGGTCCTTTAGCTAACTCCAAAGCGTAATTCATCGCTCCCTCTTCCAAATCAGTCAGTGGCATGACACGATTAACCAATCCCCATTCCACTGCCGTTTCTACTGGGATAGGCTCAGCTCTAAATAAAAGTTCCTTCGCACGGTAAGGACCAAGAATTTTTGCTAAAAAGTAATGTCCACCTCCATCTGAAACAAGTCCTACCTGAGCAAAGCTTAATACGAACTTACTCTCTTCAGCTGCGATGATTTGATCACAAGCCAGCGCCAAATTAAATCCTGCTCCCGCTGCATAGCCATGTACGACCGCAACAACAGGCTTTGCCAGGTCCTTTATCATAAGGATAAGTTTGTTCAACTCCCCAACATGCTCATAAAGGTCATTCGCTGTCGCCTTGCCCATGTTTTTGACATCGCCGCCTGCTGAGAAAGAACGTCCGGCACCAGACAATACAACAACCTTGACCTCCGCATTATGTTCCGCTTCACTAAGTGCTTCCTGCAGCCCAGTAATCATTTGATCAGAAA carries:
- a CDS encoding enoyl-CoA hydratase/isomerase family protein; protein product: MSNDHLSVSLNGPVLSCVLNRPDSLNAFSDQMITGLQEALSEAEHNAEVKVVVLSGAGRSFSAGGDVKNMGKATANDLYEHVGELNKLILMIKDLAKPVVAVVHGYAAGAGFNLALACDQIIAAEESKFVLSFAQVGLVSDGGGHYFLAKILGPYRAKELLFRAEPIPVETAVEWGLVNRVMPLTDLEEGAMNYALELAKGPVQALGMMKKLVDQADQSDLATILEQERLTQTMMAQTDDHKEGIQAFKDKRKPVFVGR